The Thermus aquaticus genome segment TCCTCGCCGCCGTGGTGTGGGTGGAGTCGGGGTACTGCCCCCAGGCCGTGGGCAAGGCCGGCGAGGTGGGATTGGGGCAGTTTATGCCCGGCACTTGGCAGCGGACCACCGGGGCCCCCCTGCATTGGCGGCGGGACCCCGACTGGGCCCTTTGGGCCACGGCCAAGCACCTGAGGGAGCTTTGGGAAGCTCACCGGGACTGGAGGAAGGTTTTGTGGGCCTACAACGCCGGTTCGGGGGCGGTGCTTTCCGGGAGGGTGCCCGCCAGCACCCTGGCCTACGCCGAGAGGGTCCTGGCCACCTACCGGCGGTTCGTGAGCGGGCGGAGGGGATGATGGGCCTCGAGGGGGTGCCGGCGGTTCGGTTTTTGGAGGCCGTGGGCAGGGAGTTCGCCAGGCCCGAGGTCTGGGCCTACCTGGGCTTCGGGGCCTTCTCGGGCTACGCCCTAGGGCGGTTCGCGAAGGCCGTGGTGCCCTGGGTGGCCCTCTTCTACCTGGGGGCGGTCCTCACGGGCCACGCCAGCCCGGAGGTCCTCTTCCTGAGGCTCCACGAGCTCATGGAGCGGGCCTGGGCGTTCCTCTCTGGCCTCAACGGGGGCCTCCTCCTCGGGCTTGGCCTGGGCGTCCTTTCTGGGCTTTCGGACAGGTGAACCATGGTGCGGGTACGAGAAGGGTTTGAGCAGGAGTTCGCGGCCCTGATGCAGAAGCTACCTCCCTGGGTCCGCCAGGAGGTGGAGGGCTATGGGCCCCAGTTGGAGGAGATCGCCATGGACCTGGGGGCCCGGCTGGCGTACACCGTGGACGGGGAGGCCCGGTACTCGGAGCGGGAGGTGAGCAAGGAGGACCTCCAGTTCGTCCTGCACCGGGTGGGGGGCTTCAAGGAGAA includes the following:
- a CDS encoding lytic transglycosylase domain-containing protein; this translates as MRKALVLLVLLGPALACGYVPKDLWAKTWKYARAWGIDPYLLAAVVWVESGYCPQAVGKAGEVGLGQFMPGTWQRTTGAPLHWRRDPDWALWATAKHLRELWEAHRDWRKVLWAYNAGSGAVLSGRVPASTLAYAERVLATYRRFVSGRRG